The sequence TGTATCACACTCCTATGTCTGTCCCTGTCCCAAGTCCACCCAAaaactggaggaacaccacctgtcTGTCTGGGCCCCTCCAGCCAGatagtattaacatcaactttttcggtttctgccaacctgctcccctctccccccttccttattcacccacccatccctcctccccttgattgctgctccccccttctccatcatcacctgtgtctacagattttcatattttaccttttttttaaaaaagcccacctgtcttttataattatatacgtttttataagatcccctctcattcttctaatatCCCAGCGAGCACAGTCCCAGCATGTACCTGTCCATTGGCCTCCTAAAGACTCTTtcgtccctccctccaccaccgttaccggcagcacattccatgacCCAccctctctgtatgaagaacaTCCCTCTGTACTTTAACACTATGCCCCCTTGTGTCAGCCATTTCAGCCCCAGGGGAAAAGCCTCTGGTCGTCCACACGATCAACGCCTCTCATCTTGTCCACCtcttatcaggtcacccctcgtcCTCCGtctctccaaggagaaaagaccacgttcactcaacctctcctcatgagacacaccctccaacccaggcagTGTCCTTGTGAGCCTCCTCTGCCCGCTCTCTACAgcatcaatctctcctcataggccaaccccctcatctctgggatcaacctggtgaacctcctctgcactgtctccaaagccagtccgtCCTTCCTggagtcaggagaccagaactgcacgcagctctccagatgcggcctcaccaggaccttgtccaGTCGTCTTCCCCTCTCCCTTATGTGGAGTTAGTCCATGCACTCAACATCTGCCTCATTTCTCCCCGTCGACAAGGCAAGGGTCAGGAATGTGAGGGAACGCTCCCCACTTCCCTGGCTAGAGTTAGTCCATGCACTCAGCATCTGCCTCATTTCTTTCccttacccccccctcccccaaatacaTGTCCTGCAAGAACAGAGGTAGTCATTGGCTGGGATCCATTGAGGGGGTCTCTCTTGGAAGATCGGAAATTATTGGCTAGGGCCCAACCTTGCAAGATGGGAGGTAGTCATTGACAAGGATCCACTGAGGGGAAATGGAAACCACCTCGCAAGGTGAGATGCAGTTATTGGCCATTACAGAAAGGGGCAGcaataaggaagacagccattggctGTTTCTTTTTATTGAGTATATAATATGCCTTCAAAACATTCGCGTAATTTGTACTAAATATACACAAGTCCTTAAACATTACCCAGTCGCCCTCCCCAGTGacaacccacccccaccctcccatgaGAACCCCACACAGTGAACGCTCAGTTCTGCCCCTCAAACTTGCACATCTCACAGAGGGCGAAATGGAAAAGATTGTCCTCGGATTTCGGGGAGGTTGGTCCAtccaggggtggtggggggggaggggggaagagagggtggggtTCAGGGGGAGGGGAGTTAGGAATGAGCAGGGTTGGGGGGATTGGGGGAGTTGTGCAGGAGtcggggagagacagagagatcgggGGAAGAGAGTCGGAGGAGGGAGACAAGGAGGGACAGAGGGGCTccgggtgagagggagggggtacGTCCGcaagaagggggggagggagggggaaggtttgCAGGGAGGGCAGGTcacggggtgggagggagggggaaatgcaGGCTACTGTGGGGAAACCTCGGTGACCAGCTCGATGCCGTGCTGCTGTAACTGAGCTCGGAGAAGTGTGTTCTCATTCTTCAAGTCATCGATCTGTTAAGAGaaggggggtgtggggagaggggagtggagagaaaaggagggggttggaggggaaggggagggaaggagggagagagagtagaggaGGGgtaggaggaaggggggagagtcCTCATTACGTGCAGATGCCCAGTGTGCGCCGACCAGCACTCATCGAAGTCCCGTCCCTCCCCACAGACCCTAAATGGCCCAAGTCACTcacagagagagagtgggggtagAACGGGGACCAGGAtggtgggaaaggaggggagcGATTAACCAGGGGACGGCTGGCAAACTCTgcacagagacagggagatggGGCCTTGACACAGAGGGAGGTGTTCAACAATGCAGAGGCGAGGGGATGGGCAGGCAAGGGGAGGGGAACAGACCTGTTGCCGCAACATTTCATTGTCCATttgcagcctctctgtttcctTAAAGCTCTCCTGCATTCGCTGGTTGCTTTGTCGCAGTTCCCTTATGTAGTCACACGCTTTGGAGAGGATCCCACCTTTACTCTGGGAGCAGGACAGCAGGTCAGTGTAgtacacactccctccctccgcaccgtcccctcacccgctccctccctccgcaccgtcccctcACCCGTtccctccctccgcaccatcccctcacccgctccctccctccgcaccgtcccctcacccgctccctccctccgcaccgtcccctcACCCGCTCCCTCCCACCGTCCCCTCACCCGCTCCCTCCGTCCCCtcacccgctccctccctccgcaccgtcccctcacccgctccctccctccgcaccgtcccctcACCCGCTCCCTTCCTCCGCACCGTCCCCtcacccgctccctccctccgcaccgtcccttcacctGCTCcgtccctccgcaccgtcccctcacacactccctccctctgcaccgtccactCACCCGCTCCCTCCTTCTGCACTAtcccctcacccactccctccctccgctGGGTATTGTGGTGGGTTGGGGTAAGGGGTCATCTCCTGATCACCTGTCCAGTCTTGGTGTTGTCAGCGTTACAATCGGGGATAATCTTGGACAGTTGTACAATCCAGTTGTTGATCTTGTCTCTGCGCCGCCTCTCCACTGGAGGttggagggaaggggttggggtgACGtgtggaaggggagagaaagtgggaggggaggggagaaggagggagggaaagggagagacgaAGAGGGAGGGACGGGAGACTTTTATCACAAGCATATCCAAGGAAGCCAATCACCACCTTCCTTTGCAGGCCCATTCCAgggtctctcttccctcccttacctctacctccccccaccattcactccctctccttttccttctatcctccctcatccccctctctgccccctccttctccccttccccttcatcCTCTCCACCCACCTTCATTGTGTTGCGCCCTCCTCCTCTCATCCCGGGGTGTGCGTGGTCCGTCAATCTTCCTGCGGGGATGGggatgttggggtggggggtagggaaataaaacataaaagaGAGTGAAgggatggggtgggaagggggttccctccctccacccatcaCCCAGGGAGACAGCAGGAATGGGGAGGAGGTTTTGTCGAGAAGCCCACCTACTCCTTCACAGTCAGCATCCACCCTCCCATCCTCAATGCCATGCGGATGTAGGGGCCAAATATCCTGGGGCACTGGCCTCTGTTAGtcaggggtggggtggaggggtggtgaGTTCTAGAATCATGAGTCATGTGGCAGCTCTGTAATACTCTGGTTAGaccgcacttggaatattgtattcagttctggtcagctcattacaggaaggatgtgaacgcTGTGGatagggggcagaggagattcaccaggatgttgcctggattggagaacgtgtctcgTGAGGCAAGATTCgccgagctgggacttttctctctggagcgaagaTGGACGAGAGGAGACAATGGAGGTCgaaaagattctgagaggcttaGACAGCATGGGCGggcagcgcctgtttcccagggcgggatctgcatctgtacaaagtgagggaagGGGAGCTGaggtgagacacagagagcagtgggggcctggaatgtgtagccgggggtgggggtggaggctggtacaataggagcatttaaaagaGACAAACAAGGTTggaagaagggaggagaagatTGTGAAGTAGGTTTGTATGGGTTGGCACGTCATTGAAGGCCGAAGGGCCTTGATGGCAGTAGAATGTTCAATTAATTTGCTTTGTGTGTAACAGGACATGAGCTCTGGgactggtgaggagggaggggtgaaacTGATCGCAggtcccacccctcctccctccaggATCCCTCCCTCTGCAACCAGGAGACTtttcctttcccccctcccctctcggcGGATGCTGCTTGATGCGCCCCCCCCACCACTTGAGTTCccacaggagggagggtgagggagggaatgggTTAAGCTTCCAGCAGGAGATCCAGGGTGTGCAGAGGTCAACAGggttggggaaagagagggatggaCGGAccgggggaaagagagggatggaCGGAccgggggaaagagagggatggaCGGAccgggggaaagagagggatggaCGGAccgggggaaagagagggatggaCGGAccgggggaaagagagggatggaCGGAccgggggaaagagagggatggaCGGAccgggggaaagagagggatggaCGGAccgggggaaagagagggatggaCGGAccgggggaaagagagggatggaCGGAccgggggaaagagagggatggacggaccagagagagagggggaagagagggatggATGGACCAGAGGGAGAGGGGAATCTTAAGGGATGGAGGGAATTCCCCACCCCCAGGGctcagtggggagggggaggtggcaaACGTACATGTTGCTGAGTTCTGGATCTTCTTTTCTGCGGAGAGAATAACAGGTCACCATAGAGACGGAGTCGCCCTCGAGagggacccccccctccctcccttcactctggGGTGGGTGTGAAGCATcaagaccccccccctccctgtctctggggTTGAGGGAGAGTCTAACGCATCCAGTTAGGGGGTCAGGGATCGAAAATTCTCCCGTCCCCAGGAAAAATCTTCTTCGTTCGCCAAAGAGGTTGGAGAAGGGGCAGGAACGTCAAAATggccctcctcccctctccccaatcccCTCCGTCCCTCCCCGATGTACAGAGTCCTCAGTGTGCCCCTAACTATCTGCACGAGGAATTCCTCACTCAGGGCAAACTCAGCCCCCACCCATGGGAATgggctggtggggtgggagaggcgagggaaggggttgggtgggaggtcgagggggaatgttagggggaggagggtggggaggtaGAAGGGGATGGGTGGGGAACGAGTGAGTGGGAGAAGGTGGAAAAGAGGCAGGGGGTAGGAGAGGGGAAgaacctgatagaggtttataaaaccacGAGGCGCAAGGATAAGGTAGACCTTCACAGTCTCCTTCCCCTAGCGATGGGGAGTCTGAAACTATAGGGTTtgaggggagggttttttttaaaagggagcAACTTCTCCACACTCAGGGGGGtggatgaagtgggggggggggaatagtcaCTGTTTGGACAGGTTCATAGGTGGGGAAGGTTTGAGGGAGAGATGCAGATTCGTGGGAGGGGAGAGGTTTCACGAGAGACCATGATGGAAGTTGAGCTGAAGGATCTGCAAAATTGTGGCCggtgaggggctgaatggcctcctgtctTCCTGTGTAACAGGgcagaggggccaaatggcctcttctgGTCTCCTGTCGATGAGCCACCTGCTCCAGTGGAGCAACACCACCATCTGGTGGCCAAGGACTCAAACTGCAGGAGGAAAGCTCCCATTCTGGGAGGGGAGTCAGTGAGCAGAATGGGGtaagagacagggaagggtggagGGTTACAGAGATACTTGGGACGATGGCAGCCACAGGGAGCAAGGAACACGGATGAAATCCTGTGTTGAGGGAGAAAAGGAAGCTCTCAAATTCTTCCCAGTGGGACAGACAGGagaagagggttgggggggaagCAACAGGTCATGGGAGGGGCAATGAGGAGGGAACCTTTCAATATCATTGGATGTTACAGCAATTGTTTCAAAGAGGGTTCAAGGCTGGTGCAgttcgatggggggggggggggaagttttaatcttttttattaatttttaaatttatcctGAGCACTGGTTCAGCATGTCAACATTGGTACCTCCCAGCCCTTGAAAGtgaaagatgtgtgtgtgtgtgacctggGAATAATTCCCCAATCATGGTGCCTGCAGTACTGGTCGCTGCCAGCAGATGGTGGCGTCGAGCCACGTAAGAGGCGGAAGCTCAGCACCACCATCTGCTGGCCAGTGGGAAAACGGCAGGCTCCTTGGGCAAGTGGTTTCAAATGTACTTACGGTGAGTAGGGATGCGTCCGTGGAGCGATCGTCCTCTGTGCGCCCGTCTGTAGAACGTCCTGTGGTGTCATCATGACATAGAACTGTCCTGTGGAGGAGACAAAGAGTGAACTccatccacaccgtcccatcacccactcctggggtcagacacagagtgaagctccctcccccaTTACTACCCAATTGCTCCTCCTTGTCCACTCACCTCCTCCCTGACCAAGTGAGGGGTCTCCCTGGGCGGAGACCACAGCGGTGGCTCCGTCTCCAACAGCCGATGCTGGGAAATATGTAAAGCGAGCCTCTCCTCCCACTGTGTCCGTGGACGGGCTGCCCCCATTACTGAACGGGTTCTGGATCACTGCCTGCGGGAAAAAGACACACTCGGGATCACCAGGGATCAGGAACGTGGTCACTCAGGGTCATAGAGGGGTCACTGTGGGTCAGGAATGGGGTCACAAGTGGGATCACTCAGGGTCATCAAGGGATCACTGGGTGTAAGGAGTGGGATCACTGGGGGCTGGGAACGGGCACTCCAGGTTATAGAGGGGTCATTGCGGATCAGGAACTGGGTCATCATGGGTCTGGAGTGAGATCACCAGGGGGTCAGGAACAGGGTCACTCAGGATCATAGAGGTGTCACTGGGGGGTCAATCAGGGTCATAGAGGGGTCATTGGGGGTCAGGAGTGGGATCACTGGAGGTCAGCAATGGGGTCACTGGCGATCAGGAATGGGGTAAAAGTGGGATCACGGAGTAACAGAGGGGTCAGTTCTGGGTCATGAGTCAGTACCTTCCTTGCCTCCACTTCCTCACATCTGACCCTCCAAAGGcagccccctcccacccctctccccattcccctctttgccctccccatccacaccccatCACCAATTCCCTTATTCCCACACCCTGACCCACCTGAGCCACTGCCTGCTGGGCTCCTGAGAAGGCAGCCGACGAGACCACACTCACAGCTCCCGGTCCATCACTAGGACCCTCCAGTTGCCCGTCTGATACCTGCACCACCCTGTAGGTCACCTGTGGGTGAGGGGAGGTGGTTGGAGAAGTTACTGTGGTGGGGGCAAAAGTGGTGAGAAACCTCCTCCCTCTTCCACTAACACCCTCCACACCCCGTCCCCTCCCCTTgaccaccaacccctccccctgccatgATAACATCTTTGCAACCAGCCCCGTAGGGAGGGGCAAAATGGCCTCCCCCATATAACACATGCCAGAGGGGCTGAACGGCCACCAGTTATGCATTACAGACTCTAGATGGGCTGAACGGACCTCTGCCTTGTACAACAGGCCGGAGAAACACTTGCGCGCACCCCCCTCCCTCGTTCCCCCTGCCAGCAAGCATGGAAGATTCCATAAACAAGCCCACCCCTTCCCCGCCCCATTCCGACCTGCCCGCCATANNNNNNNNNNNNNNNNNNNNNNNNNNNNNNNNNNNNNNNNNNNNNNNNNNNNNNNNNNNNNNNNNNNNNNNNNNNNNNNNNNNNNNNNNNNNNNNNNNNNNNNNNNNNNNNNNNNNNNNNNNNNNNNNNNNNNNNNNNNNNNNNNNNNNNNNNNNNNNNNNNNNNNNNNNNNNNNNNNNNNNNNNNNNNNNNNNNNNNNNtgaaatttcttcagccacacagttgtgagtctgtggaaacgaggtcattgggtgtgtttaacgGTATTTGATTAGGGCATCGTTACAGGGAGacggctggggagtggggctaagtgggaggaTGCTGGcacactcaatgggctgaatggcctgtctcTCCTCCTGTATCTGATCATTTCAGGGAGGTTTGTCTGGAGGTTCATCATTCGGGGTCTGCTGCCACGGGAGGGTGTGAGGCCAATGTGGGATCCTGTgggcatttctggtctccttgctCAAAGAAGGCTTTGTTGGCCGGTGGGTGGGGAAGAGTCCTGAGGAGGTTCTCCATGTCAATGAAGGGTTTAgccatgaggagagattgaagtcatgttgcagctcgatAATCTGTGGTGAGACCACACGTggaaaattgtgttcagttctggtcgcttcattacagggaggatgtggagAAGGATCAGAgagattcaccagggtgttgcttggattggggaatgtgtctcatgaggcaaggttcacagagctggggcttttctctgtgGAGCGAAGATGGACGAGAGacgatagaggtcgacaagattctgagagacttagacagggtggacgggaagcacctgtttcccagggcagattcagcaaacacaagaggatgtctgcacaaggtgaggggagggaggtttaggggagacacatgagtggtgggggcctggaatgcgtaGCCGAGTGTGGTGATgcaggctggtataatagggatgtttaaaagactcagacaggctcatggatgtaagagaaatagagggttgtggatatgagggagggaaggggtcagcacaacatcatgggccaaagggcctcgactgcattcaggcccaaaatgttgaatttgtatttttaatctttaaagtatgcagcgtgacctgctgagtttctccagccctgagTTGTTACTTCAGGCCACAGGGTCTACAGTGTGTCAATGCTCTTTAAAAGTTCTCACGTTATTATTGAATGGGACAGCAGGGTTGAAGGGACTAATAGGTGAAGGAGGTTGGAAGTAAGGACGGAGAGAAGGGGGCGAGGAGGGGATACACCCCATAGActggaggccattcagtccatctccctGGCCTATCACCTGTAGGACGGGagtccattcagcccctctaTACAGCCAATCCTCATTCTTCCTGAGGCCTACCACataccccaccccctccacaatCAGTGCACATACCCGTCTCCCCAATCGTGTGCAACACATCTCCTACCACCCCCCATTCCAGGAGTTTTGCAAACATAGATGagatttgaatggaaaaaaatgcaacccctcccctccttaaaaataaaactaaatgcCATACAATGGTCTGGCTGGTCCTCCCAGTTCCCGGGGCTGGGACTGGGACCAGGACGGTCCTCCATCTCCTGAGTGGCCGGGACCCGGGACGGTCCTCCCACCCCCCGTGGCCGCATCCAGGATGGTCCTCCCAGACCCCGTGGCCGCATCCGGGATGGTCCTCCCAGTTCCCGTGGCCGTGACCCGGTTGATCCTCCCAGCCCCTGTGGCTGTGGCTTCAGTCCTGCACCCATTTTCCTGCACAACCGGCTTCTGCCCACTTGCAACCTTGCATTCGCCTTAATGCAGTAGAAAAGGCCTGCACCCTGTTCTGGCCGCCGCGCTCCCTCCCGGAACCCTACCTCTGCGGGGATCTGCGCACCTACCTGGTGTCCAGAGCTTGATCTAATATATCCATGTGGCCGCTGAAAGCTGCCTAAATTTCGAATTTCGGAGGAGATTTGATCACGAGGCCAAACAACAGGGTCATGTGAGATCCCAAAATGGACACGTGAGACGAGGCAGCGACGGGTCTGTCTGTCTCCTTCCTCCCCAACGCAGGGCCgccgaggtgggggaggggagagagcatCGCAACGTCCCGCCCGAGTCCTCCGCACCCCGGGCCCCGAGCAATACCCGGAGCGGATTCTGCCGCTCGCAGGATCGCACTCCACACGCGAGCCAGGCCTCAGTCAATCCGGGCCTGTTGCGCACAACTCTCCCTCCCATTTGCAACAGACTTCTCGTCTCTTGCCCGTTTCCACGGTCTTTCCAACGCTATCGAAGTCCTAGGATTCTTGTAATCGCAGGATTCTTAGGGGGTCTCGTGTTGCAGGATTGTTGCACCCACCCCCCGCGTTGCAGGATTATTTTGTCGCAGGCTCCCTCAATGCACAATTCCCCTCTGGTTGCAGGCCAGTCTCACAGTGCAGACGTTGCCCTTCGCCCAGTGCGGGATTCTCCCTGGCGCACTGCACCTATGTGCCCAAATGCACCCTTTCCTCCCCATGCATATTTTTCCCCTGCCCCCCACTGTGACAGGATTATTGCAGCCTCCCTTCCACTGTGGCAGAATGTTGCATCTCGTCCCACCACTACCGTGACAAGAAAATTACaccagattcccccccccccataccggATTGCTGTACTCCTTGCCCTTTCCTTTAATACAGGATTACTGGATCGTCTGCCCCCGCTGCACGATTAtttacccccaccaccaccagtaGAGGATTGTTGCAGAAATtccttcattccccccccccacaaccaaaTCTGAGGGCTGGGCCGCCCTATTCGCTCCCACTGCATGTCTATTGCTCCCCGTCTCCCTCCAGCCAGAGTTCGACTGCAACATTTCTCGCTGGAGGTTGGTTTCACTTTCTCAGTGAAGCACGTGTTGcattctttctttccccccccccccccacccccctccccctccttcct comes from Narcine bancroftii isolate sNarBan1 chromosome 5, sNarBan1.hap1, whole genome shotgun sequence and encodes:
- the LOC138765374 gene encoding upstream stimulatory factor 2-like, which produces MHNWWPFSPSGMCYMGEAILPLPTGLVAKMLSWQGEGLVVKGRGRGVEGVSGRGRRFLTTFAPTTVTSPTTSPHPQVTYRVVQVSDGQLEGPSDGPGAVSVVSSAAFSGAQQAVAQAVIQNPFSNGGSPSTDTVGGEARFTYFPASAVGDGATAVVSAQGDPSLGQGGGQFYVMMTPQDVLQTGAQRTIAPRTHPYSPKEDPELSNMKIDGPRTPRDERRRAQHNEVERRRRDKINNWIVQLSKIIPDCNADNTKTGQSKGGILSKACDYIRELRQSNQRMQESFKETERLQMDNEMLRQQIDDLKNENTLLRAQLQQHGIELVTEVSPQ